A window of Terriglobia bacterium genomic DNA:
TGCTCTCCAGGTCGCGTTTCTCCTTTTCCGGGCCGGCCGCGATGGGCGCGGCCGCCCGCAAAGTTTCGAGCGGCGTCGCCGCGCTGCGCGCAATGCGTTCGAAGTCGGGATCCTGGCGAAAATAATCCTCGACCAGCACCTTCGTATCCCCGCTGGCCTCGCCCGAGAAATAAATCGGCAACAGATCCGTGACCACTTCCCGTGTGACGTTCATGGTTTTGCTCCTGCGGCGGGAACGACATCCCGCCATGCCTGCCTGGTCTGCATCAGCTTCAATCTTGCGCGATGAACCTTCACTTTTGCGGTGACCACCGCGATCCCCAGCGTCTCCGCGATTTCCTCGTATGGCATTTCGTCAAGCGCGCGCATCAGCAGCACCGTGCGGTCCATCTCCGGCAGTTGCTGCAAGGCCGCAAGCACCGCGCGTACTTCCGCGCTCAGCTCCATTTGCGTCTGCGCGCTGATCCGCGTATCGGGCATAGTCTCGTCAAGCTGCGTGTGGCGCGCGGTCCGTCGCAACAAATCGGTATACGCGTTTCGTGCAATCGCCAGAAGATAGCTTTTCACCGTTGGCTGGCGAATGCGGTCAGCCGCCATCCACGCGCGCACAAAGGTGTCCGAGGTGATCTCATCCGCCATCACCACATTGCCGCACAAATACAGCGCAAATCGGCGGACATCGCCGGCATAGCGTTGGTAGAGGTTCTCGATGTCCTTCATTTTGATTGCCACACACATTACGGGCGAACACACGAAAGGTTACATCAAAGGAATTCCTGGTGAGCAGTTTCCTCACGGCCCATGACCTCTGAAGCAGCCGTGGTCGCGATTACTGTTGAAATATCGCCATTTCACCAGTGATCGCGGTTGTGAGTGAAATCGCCTACCCCGCGCGGCTTCCAGGGCAGGTATAGACACCGCTGTGCGTGTTACCCCAAACCTCCCGCTGTGGGATGAGTCGCCCGGAATTCCTTTGTAACCTTTCGAGTGTTGGATCGTACATGTGTGGCAGTCGTTTTGGGATGGAGGTACCGATGAACACGCAATTCAAGAAACAGCAGTGCTATGTTGCCGGTCTTGCGCTTTCCTGGATAGGCTACGCCGTTGGCTTGGCGTATTTCAGTTATCAACGCCAGTGGGTTGTCGTCCTGCTGTGGATGGCGGCCTTGCCGTGCCTGCGCTGGGCGCTCTTTTATTTCTTTCCCCACATCTCTCGCTTTCTCGGCTATGGGCGGATCGTGGATCAATTCGCTCCCATTCCGCCGCCGCATGCCGATCCTTCCGCCGCGCCCGTTGCCGTGAGTTTTTACAGCTTCTTCAGCTGTCCGTTCTGTCCCATCGTTCTCGCCCGGCTGCAGGCCTTGCAAAAGCAGATGGGGTTTACTTTGGAAACATTTGACGTAACACTCAAGCCACAGATGCTGTTGGCGAAAGGGATCAGATCCGTCCCGGTTGTGGAAGTGGGCGACCATCGCCTGATTGGTAATTCCACAACGGAGCAGTTGGCCAAGCTGATCGCACTTAGCCCAGCCTTCAGAACGCTTCAGGCGAGCTAGCCTCAGAAATGAAGAAGCGTCTTCGAGTTCTGCGCGCCGAGCGTTGCCGCTCGCCGGGCTACTGGCACATGGACCCCAATCCGTCGATCCGCGAAGAAATTTCTGTTGAAAACCTGCTAGAACGTGGCTTTCGGTTTAAAGAACGAGGATTCTACGTGGTCACTCTCAAGCGTCTGACGCGGTGAGCAGTTGTTGGCGAAAAATCGCCATTTCACTCGCAACCGAGTTCTGAGTGTAATCGCCTGTTTTCGACAGTTACTTCCGTATTGCCCGTCAGTCGCCCGCGACACAAAAGTCAATCTGCGGCTCGCAGCGGCGCGAATTTCTGTCAGGCCGTCTTCAGCGTGTACGGATGAATGGGGTCTGGTCTTTCCAATCGATTCTGCTGCAAAACCCCCTGCCAATTAATGCTTTTGACAATCGAAAAGGTACCCACCTTGATCATGTAAAAGGTACCCACCCCCTGGGGGTTTTAATTAAAGGAATGTCATGAATCAAGTGGGGCCGGGGGCCCCCACTTGATTCATCTCCTTATTCGGCCCGGCAGGGCCGGAAGTGGCAGCCACTTCGCGACTTACGGACTTTTTTGACTTCTGTTTCTTGCTCAAGCTCTCCGCAAAACGGTGACTTTCCCAGTTAAACTCATGGATCGTGCTGTGATGGGTCAGCCGGTCCAGCAAAGCGGCGGTCAGGGCGGCATCCCCAAAGACCGTGGTCCACTGAGCAAAAGCCAGGTTCGAGGTGACCAGCATCGA
This region includes:
- a CDS encoding sigma-70 family RNA polymerase sigma factor, with translation MKDIENLYQRYAGDVRRFALYLCGNVVMADEITSDTFVRAWMAADRIRQPTVKSYLLAIARNAYTDLLRRTARHTQLDETMPDTRISAQTQMELSAEVRAVLAALQQLPEMDRTVLLMRALDEMPYEEIAETLGIAVVTAKVKVHRARLKLMQTRQAWRDVVPAAGAKP